One window of the Chryseobacterium sp. CY350 genome contains the following:
- a CDS encoding CPCC family cysteine-rich protein, with translation MKKIGREYAKTQLAIHRIINSNQDNLKQILSADYIYRSGKNEGENIEYKTIYDKAVSKFLINYFKEIVLKGVSNSYLKINMEKLLFNSDIEIIGKNEKLYKCNCCGYLTLDSISEYDICRLCGWEDDGTKSNEINKFSHVNGDTLNNYRSDFEKKINNIEVIFDK, from the coding sequence ATGAAAAAAATAGGAAGAGAATACGCAAAAACTCAATTAGCAATTCACAGAATTATAAACTCGAATCAAGACAACTTAAAGCAAATCTTAAGCGCAGACTATATTTATAGAAGTGGTAAAAATGAAGGTGAAAATATAGAGTATAAAACAATTTATGATAAGGCGGTTTCAAAATTTTTAATTAATTATTTTAAAGAAATAGTGTTGAAAGGAGTTTCTAACTCTTATTTAAAAATAAATATGGAAAAGTTGCTTTTCAATTCTGATATAGAGATTATTGGTAAAAATGAAAAACTTTATAAATGTAATTGTTGTGGATATCTTACCCTAGATAGTATCAGTGAATATGATATTTGTAGATTGTGTGGCTGGGAAGATGATGGCACTAAATCTAATGAAATAAATAAATTTAGTCACGTAAACGGAGATACATTAAATAATTATAGAAGTGATTTTGAAAAAAAAATAAATAATATTGAGGTAATTTTTGATAAATAA
- a CDS encoding fibronectin type III domain-containing protein, which translates to MMNHSYNDKIKFNSYTRLKFKDFGIKMWAVTMLMLFSLQSISVKSQQYPVKLVPVVIPPYSMRLGDYATSTDNKLQLQVLMTDLMEPQHQTGIKFTLEAGLNAVPFARSNDFILGLNPFMLYPGSNVTLTNVDLRALFELQNLGGINALQYAQPLSDGVYQFCFQAYDYYTKNNLSSKTCATVFLTQYDPPMLNLPQNAEKVQAMSPYAGGSGIVFQWMPRQIAPNTKYIFTLKELWDTGQSPISGFLSSPPLWQEETYAPTLYYGLDKTQLIPGKRYTWQVQAKSGNPVLGANPTEDNGVYKNNGFSEIYYFDYVENCTVPTLLMAKNVGRGRVEISWSLGGQPAGLYNVQYRKKNSNTEWMTQQSYQSPATLTGLEDLTEYEYRVGSVCGNTDGNTSGNAYSYSAIQYFTTNANDVDNNYQCGIMPAIDIANKNLYQEFLNPGETFTAGDFPVTVISSEGSNGIYSGNGYIVVPYLANTKIVVNFENISINTDKTLIEGIIETSYDPNESAVHYASNGNGLNDGGNTDNNGNNNNGNTGNNGEGNNNGDNGNNNGDGNNTGNNGNNDGNNNDNGDNNDGNNNGNTGNNDNGNNNDGNDGENNGSSNNNTEVGYAIKYKNKSYKDASSITIPYKRDLKGTFEIVGKDIDNKTKIAWSLPNQKQPSVNNTIPGINLIKDWNLDYPVQKVKIGATANELNGKPKVFLDILLNEKKFKIKDFSISENANRIAKNGETLYYINKKGVTDIKKTDFKFTTDVSIAENEIKQENIIWKLNSDVYSEGKGKIIINDYSVKEKGLNVSVTAGTPDKTTKSANIKWEDRIETNVDLFQKMSRIITFLQEFNSYSAKFGKILPCEINIMKNFDALKGVQKAVFNLGTSNEEDPNSRELFNIFETTIQLKSADIASLKCSKSIGWSSFSLGDLYLKASLGSNIDFKYKLKTKNESQTVKSEPEISGGMSLTFSGGFETNPEFDNYVFLDANLNIAAGLKTVYPYNSNYSKVSSYFFLGNTYLTVEGYLDGWIFGGKQNFGPINYLLFDTSWESSKKLIFDLKNKDIYLE; encoded by the coding sequence ATGATGAACCATTCCTACAACGATAAAATAAAATTTAATTCATATACCAGGCTGAAATTTAAAGATTTCGGAATTAAAATGTGGGCAGTGACAATGCTTATGCTGTTTAGCTTGCAGTCTATTTCTGTGAAATCACAGCAATATCCTGTAAAGCTAGTTCCTGTGGTAATTCCACCGTATAGTATGCGCTTAGGTGACTACGCTACTTCGACGGACAACAAATTACAATTGCAGGTCTTGATGACCGATTTGATGGAGCCGCAACACCAAACCGGCATCAAGTTCACTCTGGAAGCAGGATTAAATGCCGTTCCTTTTGCTCGGAGCAATGATTTTATCTTAGGACTTAATCCTTTTATGCTCTATCCTGGAAGTAATGTTACGCTTACCAATGTAGATTTAAGAGCTTTATTTGAATTACAGAATTTAGGAGGAATCAATGCCTTGCAATACGCCCAGCCTTTATCGGATGGCGTGTATCAGTTCTGTTTTCAGGCGTATGATTATTACACCAAAAACAATCTTTCGTCCAAGACCTGTGCAACGGTGTTCCTTACACAGTACGATCCACCAATGCTTAATCTTCCCCAAAATGCAGAAAAAGTACAGGCAATGTCTCCGTATGCTGGAGGAAGCGGAATCGTATTTCAGTGGATGCCGAGACAGATCGCTCCTAATACAAAATACATTTTCACCCTAAAAGAATTGTGGGATACCGGACAATCTCCAATTTCAGGGTTTTTATCTTCACCACCACTTTGGCAGGAAGAAACTTATGCACCCACATTATATTACGGCTTGGATAAAACCCAACTCATTCCCGGAAAAAGATATACTTGGCAGGTACAAGCCAAAAGCGGAAATCCTGTTTTGGGAGCCAACCCGACAGAAGATAATGGTGTTTATAAAAACAATGGATTTTCTGAGATTTATTATTTTGATTATGTAGAAAACTGTACTGTTCCTACGCTTCTGATGGCAAAAAATGTGGGCAGAGGAAGAGTTGAGATCAGTTGGAGTCTCGGTGGGCAGCCTGCAGGCTTGTACAACGTACAATACCGTAAAAAGAACAGCAATACAGAATGGATGACCCAGCAAAGTTACCAATCTCCGGCAACTCTTACAGGTTTGGAAGACCTTACGGAATACGAATACCGTGTAGGTTCTGTTTGTGGTAATACAGATGGGAATACTTCGGGAAATGCGTACTCTTACAGCGCAATACAATATTTTACGACCAATGCCAATGATGTAGATAATAACTATCAATGCGGGATAATGCCTGCAATTGATATTGCCAACAAAAATCTTTACCAAGAATTTTTAAATCCTGGTGAGACTTTTACTGCGGGAGACTTTCCTGTTACGGTAATTTCTTCCGAGGGTAGTAATGGGATTTATTCCGGCAATGGATATATTGTTGTCCCTTATTTAGCTAACACTAAGATTGTTGTAAATTTCGAAAATATCTCTATAAATACCGATAAAACATTGATTGAAGGGATTATCGAAACGTCTTACGACCCGAATGAAAGTGCAGTACATTATGCTTCTAACGGAAACGGACTGAATGATGGAGGCAATACTGATAATAATGGCAATAACAATAATGGTAATACTGGAAACAATGGGGAGGGGAATAATAACGGAGACAATGGGAATAATAATGGAGATGGTAATAATACTGGCAATAATGGAAACAATGATGGAAATAACAATGATAATGGAGACAATAACGACGGAAATAATAATGGAAATACAGGGAATAATGATAACGGAAATAATAATGATGGCAATGATGGAGAAAATAATGGCAGTTCCAACAATAATACAGAAGTAGGCTATGCAATAAAATATAAAAATAAATCTTATAAAGATGCTTCTTCTATTACGATACCATACAAAAGAGATTTGAAAGGTACATTTGAAATTGTAGGCAAGGACATTGATAACAAAACTAAAATAGCTTGGTCTTTGCCTAATCAAAAGCAACCAAGTGTAAATAATACCATTCCAGGTATCAATCTGATAAAGGATTGGAATTTGGATTATCCTGTACAAAAAGTAAAAATTGGTGCAACAGCGAATGAACTTAATGGTAAACCTAAAGTATTTTTAGACATTTTACTTAATGAGAAAAAATTTAAAATCAAGGATTTTTCTATCTCTGAAAATGCTAATAGAATTGCTAAAAATGGAGAAACGCTTTATTATATAAATAAGAAAGGAGTTACTGATATTAAGAAAACTGATTTTAAATTTACTACAGATGTAAGTATTGCGGAAAATGAAATAAAACAAGAGAATATTATTTGGAAGCTAAATAGTGATGTTTATTCTGAAGGCAAAGGAAAAATAATTATCAATGATTATTCTGTAAAGGAAAAAGGTTTAAATGTTTCTGTTACTGCTGGAACGCCAGATAAAACCACAAAAAGTGCAAATATTAAATGGGAAGATAGAATAGAAACGAATGTTGACCTTTTTCAAAAAATGAGTAGAATAATAACTTTTCTCCAAGAATTCAATTCCTATAGTGCAAAGTTTGGGAAAATTCTTCCTTGTGAAATTAATATAATGAAAAATTTTGATGCTTTGAAAGGGGTTCAAAAAGCTGTTTTTAATTTAGGAACCTCTAATGAAGAAGACCCAAACTCTAGAGAATTATTCAATATTTTTGAAACAACAATACAACTAAAGTCTGCCGATATCGCTTCATTGAAATGTTCTAAAAGTATTGGATGGTCTTCTTTTTCTTTGGGTGATTTATATTTAAAAGCAAGTTTAGGGTCAAATATTGATTTTAAGTATAAACTTAAAACTAAAAATGAATCACAAACAGTCAAATCTGAGCCAGAAATTTCAGGAGGAATGTCCTTAACTTTTAGCGGTGGATTTGAAACAAATCCAGAATTTGACAATTACGTTTTTCTAGATGCGAATTTAAATATTGCTGCTGGTTTAAAAACTGTATATCCATATAATAGTAATTATTCCAAAGTTAGTTCCTATTTCTTTTTAGGAAATACATATCTAACTGTTGAAGGATACCTTGATGGTTGGATTTTTGGAGGGAAACAAAACTTTGGTCCAATTAATTATTTGCTTTTTGATACAAGTTGGGAAAGTTCAAAAAAATTAATTTTTGATTTAAAAAATAAAGATATATACCTTGAATAG
- a CDS encoding carbohydrate kinase family protein — translation MFINKKINVISFGEVLFDVFGEEKKIGGAPLNLALRTASYGFPVTMISAVGNDEDGKVILDYTKENALETAGIIVSPDYETGIVQVSLNERGSATYEIRFPSAWDFISVDEKIMDVVKEADVFFYGSLACRNEVSQKTLFSLLDSNDTMFKVFDVNLRKPFYNIQLLENLMDRADFIKFNDEEILEIAAGMGFESENLEANIKFMSEKTNTPAICVTLGKHGSILLWNDQMYRHEGYPVKVADTVGAGDSFLASLIAKLLSDQNPDEALNFASAVGALVASYSGANPNLENVEVESFMKERTC, via the coding sequence ATGTTTATCAATAAGAAAATTAATGTAATAAGTTTTGGAGAAGTCCTTTTCGATGTTTTTGGAGAAGAGAAAAAAATTGGCGGAGCGCCTCTTAATCTTGCTCTCAGAACAGCTTCGTATGGCTTTCCTGTGACAATGATAAGTGCAGTAGGAAATGATGAAGATGGAAAGGTAATTCTGGATTATACTAAAGAAAATGCTCTTGAAACTGCCGGAATTATTGTTTCTCCGGATTATGAAACAGGCATTGTTCAGGTTTCTTTAAATGAACGTGGCTCTGCAACGTACGAGATCAGGTTTCCTTCTGCGTGGGATTTTATCAGTGTTGATGAGAAAATAATGGATGTTGTAAAAGAGGCCGATGTCTTTTTCTATGGAAGTCTCGCTTGCAGAAATGAGGTTTCTCAAAAAACGCTTTTCTCCCTATTAGATTCCAATGATACAATGTTTAAAGTTTTTGATGTGAATTTAAGAAAGCCCTTTTACAATATTCAGCTTCTGGAAAATCTTATGGACAGGGCAGACTTTATCAAATTTAATGATGAAGAAATATTGGAAATTGCTGCCGGGATGGGATTTGAATCTGAAAATCTCGAAGCCAATATTAAGTTTATGTCAGAAAAAACAAACACGCCTGCAATCTGTGTAACTTTAGGAAAACACGGATCTATTTTGCTTTGGAATGATCAAATGTACAGACATGAAGGTTATCCCGTGAAAGTAGCAGATACGGTAGGAGCAGGAGATTCTTTCTTGGCCAGCCTGATTGCAAAACTGCTTTCAGATCAAAATCCAGATGAAGCTCTTAATTTTGCTAGTGCTGTCGGTGCTTTGGTTGCCAGCTATTCGGGAGCTAATCCTAATCTTGAGAATGTGGAAGTTGAAAGTTTTATGAAAGAGAGGACTTGCTGA
- a CDS encoding glycoside hydrolase family 32 protein, whose amino-acid sequence MSIKKIYIAAVLSLATFSCQNHDSDTEVNPEDIFSKTNIFPQPPSQWMGGYNPYYTEGYAGDVMPYYENEKFHLFFLHDAKTKPAGEGFHDIHSYETGNFTDFTYQGRQISYGTSSEADFGVGTGSLVKVGNTYYYYYTGHNEVASFLSGNPRESVLLATSTDMKNWTKVKNFKIAAPAGYYDYEFRDPHVFFNSEDGKYWMLVSAQTSDKKAVVLKFTTTNPSTGNWTVENPIYTTSSSENYIMLECPDLFKMGNYWYLVFSENWSSNPGTHYRISTSPNGPWTTPQNDRLDGSYLYAAKTVSDNTNRYLVGWTARKTPENNTGGKDWAGNIVAHKLVQNSDGTLGVKPVSGLQSVFAQNAALTVDKITGNASQNGSSFNLSANSQVTFSKLQKADQITFTLNVSAGKAGIILAQDSDTGSGVKIALEPANKRIAAYVMNAGSEDLMNSYSLSAVSGTSYTVTASISNDVCVVYINDKIAFTNRIYNIVNKKWSIFSSSESSFSNINIKNPN is encoded by the coding sequence ATGTCTATTAAAAAAATATATATCGCAGCCGTACTTTCGCTGGCAACATTTTCCTGTCAGAATCACGACTCGGATACGGAGGTTAATCCGGAAGATATCTTCAGCAAAACCAATATTTTTCCGCAGCCACCCAGCCAGTGGATGGGAGGGTATAATCCTTATTACACCGAAGGTTACGCAGGCGATGTGATGCCTTATTATGAAAATGAAAAGTTCCATCTATTCTTTCTTCACGATGCAAAAACAAAGCCTGCAGGAGAAGGATTTCACGATATTCACAGCTATGAGACCGGTAATTTTACAGATTTTACTTATCAGGGAAGACAGATTTCTTACGGAACATCATCAGAAGCCGATTTTGGAGTGGGAACAGGAAGCCTTGTAAAGGTTGGAAATACTTATTATTACTATTACACCGGTCATAATGAAGTAGCATCGTTTCTTTCAGGTAATCCACGGGAGAGTGTTCTCCTGGCAACAAGTACGGATATGAAAAACTGGACGAAGGTCAAGAATTTTAAAATCGCTGCTCCGGCAGGGTATTATGATTATGAATTCCGTGACCCGCACGTTTTTTTTAATTCTGAAGACGGGAAATACTGGATGCTGGTTTCTGCTCAGACCTCTGATAAAAAAGCAGTCGTACTGAAATTTACCACCACCAATCCGTCAACCGGAAACTGGACTGTAGAAAATCCGATTTATACAACCAGCTCTTCCGAAAATTATATTATGCTGGAATGTCCTGATCTTTTCAAAATGGGCAATTATTGGTATCTTGTTTTTTCTGAAAACTGGAGCAGCAATCCCGGAACACATTACCGCATTTCGACTTCACCAAACGGACCTTGGACTACGCCTCAAAATGACCGTCTTGACGGTTCTTATCTGTATGCTGCCAAAACGGTTTCGGATAATACAAACCGTTATCTGGTAGGATGGACTGCAAGAAAAACCCCTGAAAATAATACCGGTGGAAAAGACTGGGCAGGAAATATTGTTGCTCACAAACTGGTTCAGAATTCGGACGGAACACTTGGTGTGAAACCGGTTTCAGGATTACAATCTGTATTTGCTCAGAATGCCGCGCTGACCGTTGATAAGATCACTGGAAATGCTTCTCAGAATGGAAGTAGCTTTAATTTATCCGCCAATTCTCAGGTCACTTTTTCGAAACTTCAGAAAGCCGATCAGATTACCTTTACATTGAATGTATCTGCCGGAAAAGCAGGAATTATTCTGGCACAGGATTCCGACACCGGAAGTGGAGTTAAGATTGCCCTTGAACCTGCAAATAAAAGAATTGCAGCTTATGTAATGAATGCCGGGTCAGAGGATCTTATGAATTCTTATTCTTTAAGTGCGGTTTCAGGGACATCATATACTGTAACGGCTTCCATAAGCAACGATGTTTGTGTGGTCTATATCAATGATAAAATAGCGTTCACCAACAGAATTTATAATATTGTTAATAAAAAATGGAGTATTTTTAGTTCTTCAGAGAGTTCATTCAGTAATATAAATATCAAAAATCCCAATTAA
- a CDS encoding DUF4960 domain-containing protein: protein MKTIFKKTHIIIILLMSAAFVWSCDSQVEDGLVTDVSVNISSFRVNGVSGEIDHKNDKITLTLPYGTSVKTLAPAIELPQGATVSPASGATVDFSQPVKFKVKNGNIYKDYQVTVKAQDPIISFKINGLSATINNSGKTISLTVPEGTNLTALQPIIEAGNGVSISPASGTTLNFTNPVAFTVSNGNLTEIYTAKVTTPVSGPSVAFLGTAATRTGLTNPDEIAASDWLFGKYSGAVYVSLADVASGAVNLTGINVIWWHFDSATALPGDALNTNVTSKIKTYLNGGGNILLTSFAAQYVDALGIVPAGKGPNNVFGDFLPNGFVDTGSDWGISFKGYENHPVFNGLQTYEPGKANMLEKGTFRLNHTAWWFLPDWGGYVNGAGWRSQTGGNNLASEAWDNTLDGRVAIAEFPGGTANKKCMVICTGAYDWYNETVNGNPSQSNSFQDNIKKMTENSLNYLVTH from the coding sequence ATGAAAACTATATTCAAAAAAACTCACATAATCATTATCCTGCTGATGTCTGCGGCTTTTGTCTGGTCTTGCGACAGCCAGGTGGAAGATGGACTTGTTACGGATGTTTCGGTCAATATTTCTTCTTTCAGAGTAAATGGTGTTTCTGGAGAAATTGACCATAAGAATGATAAAATTACACTAACGCTTCCTTACGGTACAAGCGTAAAGACATTGGCTCCGGCTATTGAACTTCCGCAAGGTGCAACAGTTTCGCCTGCCTCAGGAGCAACGGTTGATTTTTCACAGCCGGTTAAATTCAAAGTTAAAAATGGCAATATTTATAAAGATTATCAGGTCACTGTAAAAGCTCAGGATCCGATTATCAGCTTTAAGATCAACGGCTTGTCTGCTACGATCAATAATTCTGGCAAAACCATTTCTCTTACAGTGCCGGAAGGAACAAATCTTACTGCATTGCAGCCCATCATAGAAGCAGGAAATGGCGTCAGCATCAGCCCCGCATCGGGAACGACTCTAAACTTTACCAATCCGGTTGCGTTTACTGTTTCTAATGGCAATCTTACGGAAATATATACTGCTAAAGTAACAACACCTGTTTCCGGCCCGTCCGTTGCATTCCTTGGAACGGCTGCTACAAGAACAGGATTGACAAATCCGGATGAGATTGCAGCTTCTGACTGGCTTTTCGGAAAATATTCAGGAGCAGTCTATGTTTCGCTGGCAGATGTCGCAAGTGGTGCAGTCAATCTTACGGGAATCAATGTGATCTGGTGGCATTTTGACTCGGCTACCGCTCTACCGGGCGATGCGCTGAATACGAATGTGACTTCCAAAATCAAAACCTATTTGAATGGCGGAGGAAATATTTTGCTAACAAGCTTTGCTGCACAATATGTTGATGCATTGGGAATAGTTCCTGCAGGAAAAGGACCGAATAATGTTTTTGGAGATTTTCTTCCAAACGGATTTGTAGATACAGGAAGTGATTGGGGAATCTCTTTCAAAGGATATGAGAATCATCCGGTTTTCAATGGTCTGCAGACATACGAACCGGGTAAAGCTAATATGCTTGAAAAAGGTACATTCCGTTTGAATCATACAGCGTGGTGGTTCCTTCCTGACTGGGGTGGATACGTCAATGGTGCCGGGTGGAGAAGCCAGACAGGTGGTAATAATCTTGCCAGTGAGGCTTGGGATAATACTTTGGACGGACGTGTCGCCATTGCTGAATTTCCCGGCGGAACGGCCAACAAAAAATGTATGGTCATCTGTACAGGTGCCTACGACTGGTACAATGAAACAGTAAACGGAAATCCGAGCCAGTCCAATTCGTTTCAGGATAATATCAAAAAAATGACGGAGAACAGTCTCAATTACCTTGTAACCCATTAA
- a CDS encoding RagB/SusD family nutrient uptake outer membrane protein, with protein MKKNILLTIAFAFLLGTTSCNDFLDNEPRGVLSEADVVTPQNVDGFVVAAYASLGNDHYDTPFSLWPYGNVRSDDAYKGGSGTNDIQTFHFFEISNNIRPDFGELDRLWYLNYVGISRCNKAIAALKQLSDSEYPNKQRRIAEMSFVRGHYYFLLKTLFKYVPYVDENTPIEDYPKISNRAKNDQQLWEAIASNFEFAAANLPATQSEVGRPKKSAAYAYLAKVRLYQAYEQDDNYTVTQVNPVTLQKSIDAANQVIGNYTLEPDFGYNFMPGTHENGSEAVFSIQYSDNDGTLFGRLNYGDMLSLPQGLGCCDFHKPSQNLVNAFKTTPQGLPMFDTFNDTDLNYNQLNSYKVDPRLYHTVALPGLPWKYEENKIFQESWSRSPGTYGYYASLKENVPVGCGCTVNVDPFYGNSKNRIIIRYSDVLLMKAEAMIELGQINEALPLINQVRQRAAGSTVLTGSYTTNNLISQYQPGVNCTWNQDFARKALRWERRMEFAMEGSRFFDLVRWGVTAGTMNTYYSVEKTKRSFYSQAGFDHGIEEYCPIPLSQINFSQGLYKQNNGY; from the coding sequence ATGAAAAAGAATATACTTTTAACAATAGCTTTTGCCTTTTTGCTGGGAACTACCTCCTGCAACGATTTTCTGGACAATGAGCCAAGAGGCGTTCTGTCGGAAGCCGATGTGGTAACACCTCAGAATGTGGATGGTTTTGTAGTTGCAGCCTACGCATCTCTCGGAAACGACCATTATGACACCCCTTTCAGTCTTTGGCCATACGGAAACGTGCGTTCTGATGACGCATACAAAGGAGGAAGCGGAACCAACGATATCCAGACCTTTCACTTTTTTGAAATTTCAAACAATATCCGTCCCGATTTTGGTGAATTAGACAGATTATGGTATCTCAATTATGTAGGGATTTCCAGATGTAACAAAGCGATTGCTGCACTGAAGCAGCTTTCAGATTCAGAATATCCGAACAAACAAAGGCGGATCGCTGAAATGAGTTTCGTAAGAGGACATTATTACTTTTTACTGAAAACATTATTTAAATATGTGCCTTATGTAGATGAAAACACACCGATTGAAGATTATCCGAAAATCTCCAACAGGGCAAAGAACGACCAACAGTTATGGGAAGCGATTGCTTCTAATTTTGAATTCGCTGCGGCTAATCTGCCTGCAACACAGTCAGAAGTCGGAAGACCAAAGAAAAGTGCAGCTTATGCTTATCTTGCTAAAGTAAGGCTGTATCAGGCGTATGAGCAGGATGATAACTATACGGTAACGCAGGTAAATCCGGTTACGCTTCAAAAATCTATTGACGCGGCCAATCAGGTGATCGGAAATTACACTTTGGAGCCGGATTTCGGGTATAATTTTATGCCTGGGACACACGAAAACGGTTCGGAGGCGGTTTTTTCCATTCAATATTCTGACAATGACGGAACGCTTTTCGGAAGGCTGAATTACGGTGATATGCTTTCTCTGCCGCAAGGTTTGGGGTGTTGCGATTTTCATAAGCCAAGTCAGAATCTGGTAAACGCTTTCAAAACGACACCGCAGGGATTACCGATGTTTGATACTTTTAACGATACGGATCTTAATTACAATCAACTGAACAGTTACAAAGTAGATCCGAGATTGTATCACACCGTTGCCTTGCCAGGACTGCCTTGGAAATACGAAGAAAACAAAATATTTCAGGAAAGCTGGAGCAGAAGTCCCGGAACTTATGGATATTATGCTTCATTAAAAGAAAATGTGCCTGTAGGATGTGGCTGTACCGTTAATGTAGATCCTTTTTACGGAAATTCGAAAAACAGAATTATTATCAGATATTCCGATGTTCTGCTAATGAAAGCCGAGGCAATGATAGAATTGGGACAAATCAACGAAGCATTGCCATTAATCAATCAGGTGAGACAGCGTGCGGCTGGCAGTACGGTTTTGACAGGAAGCTACACCACCAACAATCTCATCAGCCAATATCAACCGGGCGTGAACTGCACGTGGAATCAGGATTTTGCAAGAAAAGCACTGCGATGGGAGAGAAGAATGGAGTTTGCAATGGAAGGAAGCCGATTCTTTGACCTCGTAAGATGGGGCGTTACAGCAGGAACGATGAACACCTATTATTCTGTTGAGAAAACTAAAAGATCTTTCTATTCACAGGCGGGGTTTGACCACGGAATTGAAGAATACTGTCCGATTCCTTTATCACAGATCAATTTCAGTCAGGGACTGTACAAACAAAATAACGGATATTAA